Proteins encoded in a region of the Bacteroidota bacterium genome:
- a CDS encoding TonB-dependent receptor, with product MRKLYLLPLVCISLYTKAQNITVRDNSSREPIKDVIIKDKNNKTVSTDILGKVSISELDKSDSLSIYNIGYFTKKIIAGDQDINLNLSAKLVMLDEIVFSANRTREKKIDVPYAIEVIKQKDIEFSNQPTSGDLLMNTGNVFVQKSQLGGGSPNLRGFEASRVLIVIDGIRMNNAIYRSGHLQDVMTLDAQMLERTEVIFGPSSTMYGSDALGGVMHFYTKNAEFSTNEKMLVKANAMARYASVNNETTGHLDINLGFKKFASLTNITYSNFGDLTSGSVKLNGYTNKWDRNYYVIQRGEKIPDEFIVSGGQTTAGRDTMVENPNNNKLVGSGYKQIDILQRFAIKTGEHLNHNLNFHLSMNPDLPRYDRLAGDYNGPNLKFAENRYEQNRLLAAYTLNYDAKTAISDNIKLILAYQNIEQDRITRNYRKNNRTTQMEDVGVISANLDLMKNIKEKHELRYGLEFTSNDVKSTANNYDIVKDSTYRANTRYAATNKMNTFAAYLSHNFEVNENFVISEGIRYTNASVVCNFIDTIPFKFPDPVAKQNSQAVTGSLGFTWKAENDYKVSLLANTGFRTPNVDDMSKLFESGGGILIVANPKVKPEYAYNFELNISKVMNSRFKFDVTGFYTIVENYMTLRDFKVNGQDSITYQGNKYKVQAMQNTDRAFIYGFNVGCQLDFNDHISFKSTLNYTYGRYSDVVKDTIYPLDHIAPVYGQSSLIYKNKNTDAEFFVRYNGKKALSDYSPSGEDNLQYATANGMPGWFTLNIRAGYNITKNLRLNVACENITDNRYRVFASGINAPGRNFIVSLRFKM from the coding sequence ATGAGAAAATTATACTTATTGCCTTTGGTATGCATTTCGCTTTATACCAAGGCGCAAAATATTACTGTTCGCGATAATTCAAGTCGTGAACCCATTAAAGATGTCATCATCAAAGACAAAAACAATAAAACGGTTAGCACTGATATTCTAGGCAAAGTTTCAATAAGTGAACTTGATAAATCAGATTCACTTTCAATTTACAATATCGGATACTTCACAAAAAAGATTATAGCCGGTGATCAGGATATCAATTTAAATCTAAGTGCTAAGTTAGTTATGCTAGATGAAATTGTTTTTTCCGCCAACCGAACACGCGAGAAAAAAATCGATGTTCCATATGCTATTGAAGTTATTAAACAAAAGGATATTGAGTTTAGTAACCAACCCACCAGCGGCGACCTGTTAATGAATACCGGAAATGTATTCGTGCAAAAAAGTCAGTTAGGTGGCGGTAGTCCAAATTTAAGAGGCTTTGAAGCCAGTCGGGTACTAATTGTAATTGATGGTATTCGCATGAATAATGCCATTTACAGATCGGGCCATTTGCAGGATGTTATGACGCTTGATGCGCAAATGCTCGAAAGAACTGAAGTCATTTTTGGACCTTCCTCTACTATGTATGGAAGCGATGCCTTGGGTGGTGTTATGCATTTCTATACAAAAAATGCCGAGTTTAGTACTAATGAAAAAATGTTGGTTAAAGCAAATGCCATGGCGCGTTATGCCAGCGTCAATAATGAAACAACCGGACACCTGGATATTAATTTAGGATTCAAAAAGTTTGCTTCCTTAACAAATATCACTTACTCTAATTTCGGGGACTTAACCAGCGGTAGTGTGAAGCTAAATGGTTATACAAATAAGTGGGATAGAAACTATTATGTAATACAACGCGGTGAAAAGATTCCGGATGAATTTATAGTATCAGGCGGACAAACAACTGCGGGAAGAGATACTATGGTTGAAAATCCGAATAACAATAAACTAGTTGGCAGCGGCTACAAGCAAATCGACATTTTACAACGCTTCGCTATTAAAACAGGAGAGCATTTAAATCATAATTTAAATTTTCACTTAAGCATGAATCCTGATTTACCTCGATATGATAGATTAGCGGGAGATTATAATGGCCCGAATTTAAAATTTGCAGAAAACAGGTATGAGCAAAACAGACTTCTTGCCGCATATACCCTTAATTACGATGCTAAAACAGCTATCAGCGATAACATAAAATTAATTTTAGCCTATCAAAATATAGAACAAGATCGCATTACTCGCAATTACCGAAAAAACAATCGCACTACACAAATGGAAGATGTAGGAGTAATTTCTGCAAATCTTGATTTGATGAAAAATATTAAAGAAAAACACGAATTACGTTATGGCCTTGAGTTTACTTCTAATGATGTAAAATCCACTGCTAATAACTATGACATTGTTAAAGACAGTACTTACAGAGCAAACACACGTTACGCGGCAACAAATAAAATGAATACGTTTGCAGCTTACCTATCGCATAACTTTGAGGTGAACGAAAACTTTGTTATTTCGGAAGGCATTCGTTACACCAATGCATCGGTAGTTTGTAATTTCATTGATACTATTCCATTTAAATTTCCGGATCCGGTTGCAAAACAAAACAGTCAGGCTGTAACAGGTAGTTTAGGTTTTACCTGGAAAGCTGAAAATGATTATAAAGTTTCTTTACTCGCTAACACCGGTTTTAGAACACCAAATGTTGATGACATGAGTAAATTATTTGAATCCGGAGGAGGAATCTTAATTGTTGCGAATCCAAAAGTAAAACCTGAGTACGCCTACAATTTTGAATTAAACATCAGTAAGGTTATGAATTCACGTTTTAAATTTGACGTTACAGGTTTTTATACCATTGTAGAAAACTACATGACACTTCGTGATTTTAAAGTTAACGGACAAGATAGCATCACTTATCAGGGAAATAAATACAAAGTACAAGCGATGCAAAATACCGATCGTGCTTTTATTTATGGTTTTAATGTTGGATGTCAGCTTGATTTCAATGATCACATTTCATTTAAAAGTACTTTAAACTATACCTATGGACGTTACTCGGATGTAGTGAAAGACACCATTTATCCATTAGATCATATTGCACCGGTGTACGGTCAAAGTAGCTTGATATACAAAAACAAAAATACCGATGCTGAGTTCTTTGTTCGTTACAACGGGAAAAAAGCTTTATCGGATTATAGTCCGAGTGGTGAAGACAATTTACAATATGCAACTGCAAACGGAATGCCGGGATGGTTTACTCTAAATATAAGAGCCGGTTATAACATTACAAAAAATCTCCGTTTAAATGTAGCTTGCGAAAACATTACTGATAATCGTTATCGCGTCTTTGCCAGTGGCATTAATGCTCCCGGAAGAAATTTCATCGTGAGCTTAAGGTTTAAAATGTAA
- the hppD gene encoding 4-hydroxyphenylpyruvate dioxygenase: MAKEVKSVEYGLDKIFEGAQDFLPLLGTDYVEFYVGNAKQSAHFYKTAFGFQSHAYSGLETGNRESVSYVLKQDKIRLVLTTALNSKSPIGEHVKKHGDGVKVVALWVEDARKAFEETTKRGAKPFMEPTVEKDEHGEVVRSGIYTYGETVHMFVERKNYKGTFLPGFKEWKSDYNPTPVGLKFIDHMVGNVGWNQMNTWVKWYEDVMGFVNFLSFDDKQIHTEYSALMSKVMSNGNGRIKFPINEPAKGKKKSQIEEYLDFYEDSGVQHIAVATDDIIKTVAELKARGVEFLPPPPQAYYDEIPQRLGVHKDMMKEDIKELQKLSILVDADEEGYLLQIFTKPVEDRPTLFFEIIQRMGAKGFGAGNFKALFESIEREQALRGTL; encoded by the coding sequence ATGGCAAAAGAAGTAAAAAGCGTAGAATACGGCTTAGATAAAATATTTGAAGGAGCACAGGATTTTCTTCCGCTCTTAGGAACTGATTACGTAGAATTCTATGTGGGTAACGCAAAACAATCGGCTCACTTTTATAAAACTGCTTTCGGTTTTCAGTCGCATGCATATTCAGGTTTGGAAACAGGAAACCGTGAGAGCGTATCATACGTGTTAAAGCAAGATAAGATTCGTTTAGTATTAACAACGGCTCTGAATAGTAAATCTCCCATCGGTGAACATGTAAAAAAACATGGTGATGGTGTGAAGGTAGTAGCTTTATGGGTAGAAGACGCGCGCAAGGCATTTGAAGAAACAACCAAGCGTGGAGCAAAGCCTTTTATGGAGCCAACCGTTGAGAAGGATGAACACGGTGAGGTTGTGCGTTCCGGTATTTACACCTACGGAGAAACTGTGCACATGTTCGTAGAACGTAAAAATTATAAAGGCACTTTTTTACCCGGATTTAAAGAATGGAAGAGTGATTACAATCCAACACCGGTTGGCTTGAAATTTATTGACCATATGGTAGGTAACGTAGGGTGGAATCAAATGAATACATGGGTAAAATGGTATGAGGATGTAATGGGCTTTGTCAACTTTTTATCATTTGACGATAAACAAATCCATACCGAGTACTCTGCCTTAATGAGTAAGGTAATGAGTAATGGTAACGGTCGAATTAAGTTCCCGATTAACGAGCCTGCAAAAGGAAAGAAGAAATCTCAAATCGAAGAGTATTTGGATTTTTATGAAGATTCAGGAGTGCAGCATATCGCTGTTGCTACCGATGATATCATTAAAACGGTAGCTGAATTAAAAGCGCGTGGCGTAGAATTTTTACCTCCTCCGCCTCAAGCTTATTACGATGAAATTCCACAACGTTTAGGTGTGCATAAAGACATGATGAAGGAAGATATTAAAGAGCTTCAGAAATTGTCGATTCTTGTGGATGCCGATGAGGAAGGATACTTATTGCAAATCTTTACTAAACCTGTTGAAGATCGTCCGACTTTATTCTTTGAAATCATTCAGCGTATGGGCGCTAAAGGATTTGGAGCCGGAAACTTTAAGGCTTTATTTGAATCCATTGAACGCGAACAAGCTTTACGAGGTACTTTATAA
- a CDS encoding TonB-dependent receptor codes for MALAQSYSVKGSLFEKDKSPVIGASVILLNPKDSSFIKGTTSNESGLFVIENVTPKNYILKVSYLGYNDYFKSVSINDNLTLDAIQLRTGAKKLQEVNVETQAVMATQSGDTTSYNSKAFKTNKDANAEDLITKMPGVTVVDGKVQAQGEDVKQVLVDGKPFFGDDPNSVLKNLPAEVIEKVQVFDKKSDQAQFTGFDDGNTSKTINIVTKAQFRNGVFGKVYGGYGYQDKYKGGGVINRFKDKQRFTVLAMTNNINEQNFSTEDLLGVMSSSGGNSNRRNFGGGGRGSSGRGGSQNSAESFLVDVKNGVITTYALGLNYSDSWGKKASFSGAYFYNRTENIAETDLLRQYVLGGNNGLSYVENSDAKTTNDNHRLNFRLELKPDSLNSFILQPKVSLQINNGNNQLSGINSASVTISDIDNSYRTNLSGYNIAFPVLFRHSFAKRGRTVSLNLNPSYNTSVGGSRLETYNRYYTDSVYTDSIDQKSILDKVGFNSTSNITFTEPLGKTGFLSANYILTYNFSDSKKNTYNRSPSDYTFSETDSLLSNVFSNTYMAHSAGVNYRFNEEKYNFSLGLNAQQAELDKQQTFPTEFEGKRTFQSLLPNAHYQYKFNKNDNFRINYRTSNTPPSIDQLQDVINNSNSLQLSTGNPDLKQNFQNNLFMRYTGVNTLKSTSLFIMLGGTYTQNYIGNSTIIANNDTTVYNNVFLAKGSQITRPENLDNYYNLRFFFNYSFAVKKLRSNININAGCNYNNVPALINKQVNYSNTTAPSFGLVISSNISEKVDFTISSNSAYNIVTNSLQSDLNSEYLNQTSRVKLNLNPWKGLVFTAEYNNQIYTGLSDGFNQNISLLNGAIGYKFLKDNSADIRLFVFDVLNQNQSIQRNITETYIEDTQTNILQRYFMLIFTYNIKKYYKNEAKKPSGAGQ; via the coding sequence ATGGCACTTGCACAGAGCTATTCTGTAAAGGGCAGTTTATTTGAAAAGGACAAATCTCCGGTTATTGGCGCTTCCGTTATTTTATTAAATCCAAAAGATTCTTCCTTTATTAAAGGTACTACCAGTAACGAAAGCGGATTGTTTGTAATCGAAAATGTAACGCCTAAGAATTATATTTTAAAAGTATCTTATCTCGGTTATAACGATTATTTTAAATCTGTTTCAATAAATGATAATTTGACTTTGGATGCAATCCAATTGCGTACCGGTGCAAAAAAATTGCAGGAAGTAAACGTTGAAACGCAGGCTGTAATGGCCACCCAAAGCGGTGACACCACAAGTTATAATTCAAAAGCTTTTAAAACAAATAAAGATGCGAATGCTGAGGATTTGATTACAAAGATGCCGGGTGTAACAGTGGTGGATGGGAAAGTACAAGCACAAGGCGAAGATGTGAAACAAGTATTGGTAGATGGTAAGCCATTTTTTGGTGATGATCCTAATTCGGTGTTGAAAAATTTACCGGCGGAAGTGATAGAAAAGGTTCAGGTGTTTGACAAGAAAAGTGATCAGGCGCAATTCACAGGCTTTGATGATGGTAATACAAGTAAAACCATCAATATTGTTACAAAAGCTCAATTCAGAAACGGAGTTTTTGGAAAGGTGTATGGTGGTTATGGTTATCAGGATAAATACAAAGGCGGTGGTGTAATCAATCGTTTTAAAGACAAACAGCGCTTTACGGTATTGGCCATGACAAACAATATCAATGAACAAAATTTTTCAACCGAAGATTTATTGGGTGTTATGAGCAGTAGTGGCGGAAACAGCAATAGAAGAAATTTTGGTGGAGGAGGAAGAGGAAGTAGCGGACGAGGCGGCTCACAAAATAGCGCGGAAAGTTTTTTAGTGGATGTGAAGAATGGAGTAATTACAACTTATGCACTTGGTTTAAATTATTCTGATAGTTGGGGAAAGAAAGCAAGTTTTTCCGGAGCTTATTTTTATAACCGAACCGAGAACATTGCCGAAACTGATTTATTGCGACAATATGTTTTGGGCGGCAATAACGGTTTATCGTATGTGGAGAACAGCGATGCTAAAACAACCAACGATAATCATCGCTTAAATTTCAGATTAGAGTTGAAGCCTGATTCTCTTAATAGTTTCATTTTGCAGCCCAAAGTTTCCTTGCAAATTAATAATGGTAATAATCAGTTATCAGGCATTAATTCGGCCTCCGTTACAATTAGCGATATTGATAATTCCTATCGCACTAATTTATCCGGTTACAATATTGCTTTTCCGGTTTTATTCCGTCATTCATTCGCGAAAAGAGGAAGAACTGTTTCACTCAATTTAAATCCAAGTTATAACACGAGCGTAGGCGGCAGTCGTTTAGAAACGTATAATCGCTATTACACGGATTCGGTTTACACAGATAGTATCGACCAGAAATCCATATTAGATAAAGTAGGATTTAATTCAACAAGCAATATCACTTTTACGGAGCCATTAGGTAAAACGGGATTTTTATCAGCCAATTATATTTTAACGTACAATTTTTCCGATTCAAAAAAGAACACTTATAACCGAAGCCCTTCTGATTATACTTTTTCCGAAACGGATTCTTTATTATCGAATGTGTTTAGCAATACGTATATGGCACATTCGGCAGGTGTGAATTACCGCTTTAATGAGGAGAAATATAATTTTTCTCTGGGTCTAAATGCACAGCAAGCCGAATTAGACAAGCAGCAGACTTTTCCTACTGAGTTTGAAGGGAAACGAACGTTTCAATCGCTTTTACCTAATGCGCACTACCAATATAAATTCAATAAAAACGATAATTTCAGAATTAATTATCGAACCAGTAACACGCCGCCAAGTATTGATCAATTGCAAGATGTGATAAACAATTCTAACAGTCTTCAACTTTCAACCGGTAATCCTGATTTAAAGCAAAATTTTCAAAATAATTTATTCATGCGATATACGGGCGTGAACACGCTTAAATCAACTTCCCTTTTTATAATGCTTGGTGGTACCTACACGCAAAATTATATTGGGAACAGCACTATCATTGCGAATAATGATACGACAGTTTATAATAATGTTTTCTTGGCAAAGGGTTCGCAAATTACCCGTCCGGAGAATTTAGATAATTATTACAACTTACGTTTTTTCTTTAATTATTCTTTTGCTGTAAAGAAATTAAGGTCGAACATTAACATTAACGCGGGATGTAATTATAATAATGTTCCGGCCTTAATCAATAAGCAAGTAAATTACTCCAACACAACAGCACCATCGTTTGGATTAGTGATTAGTAGTAATATTAGCGAGAAGGTTGACTTTACAATTTCTTCTAACTCGGCTTATAATATTGTGACTAATTCCTTGCAATCAGATTTAAATTCTGAGTATCTCAACCAAACTTCCAGAGTTAAGTTGAATTTAAATCCGTGGAAAGGTTTAGTTTTTACAGCAGAATATAATAATCAGATTTATACGGGTTTGTCGGATGGATTTAATCAGAATATTTCATTATTGAATGGCGCTATTGGCTATAAATTCCTAAAAGATAACAGTGCTGATATTCGTTTGTTTGTATTCGATGTTTTAAATCAAAATCAGAGTATTCAGCGGAATATCACCGAAACGTATATTGAGGATACCCAAACCAACATATTACAGCGCTATTTCATGTTAATATTTACCTATAATATTAAAAAGTATTATAAAAATGAGGCTAAAAAGCCCTCTGGAGCTGGACAGTAG